The following are from one region of the Mauremys reevesii isolate NIE-2019 linkage group 2, ASM1616193v1, whole genome shotgun sequence genome:
- the SEC22C gene encoding vesicle-trafficking protein SEC22c isoform X1 has protein sequence MSMILFACVVRVRDGLPLSASTDFHLNQDFLECRKRLKALSLILAQYPDRGTATGRGFSIHFHSSGDIACMGICTSSCPTVMAFCFLEELQWKFSASYDSTSISLATRPYAFLEFDNIIQKVKYHFNYTSCSQMKNRLEKIQEELKFHPPVLLKLEDIEVMNGMINGYTEVHMGSAPIYRMQPVTPLGILSLVLNIMCGALNLIRGVHLAEYSFQEDYEGIGNVIAFLLSFLACIFQCYLYLFHGSSRKMKAFVLFFSICLCNIYLYGLRNIWQILFHIGVASLSSYQILTRQLVETQPDFGV, from the exons ATGTCCATGATCCTCTTTGCTTGTGTGGTGAGAGTGAGGGACGGACTTCCGCTTTCAGCCTCCACGGATTTTCATCTCAACCAGGACTTTCTGGAATGCAGGAAGAGACTAAAGGCATTATCCTTAATTCTGGCACAGTATCCTGATCGAGGCACAGCAACAGGACGTGGCTTCAGCATACA TTTTCATTCTTCTGGGGACATCGCTTGCATGGGGATCTGCACCAGCAGTTGCCCAACCGTCATGGCATTTTGTTTCCTGGAGGAGCTCCAATGGAAATTTTCTGCTTCATATGACTCTACGAGCATAAGCTTGGCTACCAGACCCTATGCTTTTCTTGAATTTG ATAATATTATTCAGAAAGTGAAATACCATTTCAACTACACAAGTTGCTCTCAAATGAAGAACAGGCTGGAGAAAATTCAGGAAGAGCTGAAGTTCCATCCTCCTGTGCTTCTGAAACTAGAGGATATAGAGGTGATGAACGGGATGATTAATGGGTACACAGAAGTGCACATGGGGTCTG cCCCTATCTACAGAATGCAACCTGTGACTCCTTTGGGGATTCTGTCCCTTGTTCTCAACATCATGTGCGGGGCATTGAACCTCATTCGAGGAGTTCATCTAGCGGAGTATTCTTTTCAG GAAGACTACGAGGGAATTGGAAATGTAATAGCATTTCTCCTTTCTTTTCTAGCCTGCATTTTTCAG TGTTATTTGTACTTGTTCCACGGTTCATCAAGGAAGATGAAGGCGTTTGTATTGTTTTTCTCCATTTGTCTATGCAACATTTACTTGTATGGATTAAGGAACATCTGGCAAATACTCTTTCACATAGGAGTGGCTTCTCTTTCTTCATATCAGATACTGACAAGGCAACTGGTGGAGACACAGCCTGATTTTGGAGTATGA
- the SEC22C gene encoding vesicle-trafficking protein SEC22c isoform X2, with protein MSMILFACVVRVRDGLPLSASTDFHLNQDFLECRKRLKALSLILAQYPDRGTATGRGFSIHFHSSGDIACMGICTSSCPTVMAFCFLEELQWKFSASYDSTSISLATRPYAFLEFDNIIQKVKYHFNYTSCSQMKNRLEKIQEELKFHPPVLLKLEDIEVMNGMINGYTEVHMGSAPIYRMQPVTPLGILSLVLNIMCGALNLIRGVHLAEYSFQEDYEGIGNVIAFLLSFLACIFQVKRNISFGYLKQTILNN; from the exons ATGTCCATGATCCTCTTTGCTTGTGTGGTGAGAGTGAGGGACGGACTTCCGCTTTCAGCCTCCACGGATTTTCATCTCAACCAGGACTTTCTGGAATGCAGGAAGAGACTAAAGGCATTATCCTTAATTCTGGCACAGTATCCTGATCGAGGCACAGCAACAGGACGTGGCTTCAGCATACA TTTTCATTCTTCTGGGGACATCGCTTGCATGGGGATCTGCACCAGCAGTTGCCCAACCGTCATGGCATTTTGTTTCCTGGAGGAGCTCCAATGGAAATTTTCTGCTTCATATGACTCTACGAGCATAAGCTTGGCTACCAGACCCTATGCTTTTCTTGAATTTG ATAATATTATTCAGAAAGTGAAATACCATTTCAACTACACAAGTTGCTCTCAAATGAAGAACAGGCTGGAGAAAATTCAGGAAGAGCTGAAGTTCCATCCTCCTGTGCTTCTGAAACTAGAGGATATAGAGGTGATGAACGGGATGATTAATGGGTACACAGAAGTGCACATGGGGTCTG cCCCTATCTACAGAATGCAACCTGTGACTCCTTTGGGGATTCTGTCCCTTGTTCTCAACATCATGTGCGGGGCATTGAACCTCATTCGAGGAGTTCATCTAGCGGAGTATTCTTTTCAG GAAGACTACGAGGGAATTGGAAATGTAATAGCATTTCTCCTTTCTTTTCTAGCCTGCATTTTTCAG